In Halobaculum limi, one DNA window encodes the following:
- a CDS encoding antibiotic biosynthesis monooxygenase, producing the protein MTTIMIDHTVEDYETWKPHFDDHATSRAEHGSQGYRLLRGADDPNRVTILFEWDSLDNARSFVDDPDLAAKMKEAGVVGEPTMVFLDEEETTTSEPTPA; encoded by the coding sequence ATGACGACGATTATGATCGACCACACCGTCGAGGACTACGAGACGTGGAAGCCGCACTTCGACGACCACGCGACGTCGCGAGCCGAACACGGCTCACAGGGCTACCGACTGCTCCGCGGCGCCGACGACCCGAACCGGGTCACGATTCTGTTCGAGTGGGACAGCCTCGACAACGCGCGGTCGTTCGTCGACGACCCCGACCTCGCCGCGAAGATGAAGGAGGCGGGCGTGGTGGGCGAACCGACGATGGTGTTCCTCGACGAGGAGGAGACGACCACCTCCGAACCGACGCCGGCGTGA
- a CDS encoding SDR family oxidoreductase, whose product MHDIDGDVVAITGASSGIGAATARTLAAAGTDLALGARREDRLTALAEELRDEHGVSVEPIPVDVTDREAVDAFVATATDTLGGLDGVVVNAGIGLDGDVDTMTEEEYRAMMGVNVDGAFYTARAAIPHLRESDGTLVFVASFAGEYPRPGNPVYAATKWWVRGFAHSLEGDVGTDGVAVSVVNPTEVRTEFASEQGESFEERFDSDDVTDPTAIADGIRFCLSQEGTDTVSELDLYRRDKFAGW is encoded by the coding sequence ATGCACGACATCGACGGCGACGTAGTCGCGATCACGGGCGCGAGTTCGGGTATCGGCGCGGCGACCGCACGGACGCTCGCGGCCGCCGGCACAGACCTCGCTCTCGGCGCACGACGGGAGGACCGCCTGACCGCCCTCGCCGAGGAACTCCGCGACGAACACGGCGTCTCGGTCGAACCGATTCCGGTCGACGTGACCGACCGCGAGGCAGTGGACGCGTTCGTCGCGACGGCGACTGACACGCTCGGCGGTCTCGACGGCGTCGTCGTCAACGCGGGTATCGGTCTCGACGGCGACGTGGACACGATGACCGAGGAGGAGTATCGGGCGATGATGGGCGTCAACGTCGACGGCGCGTTCTACACCGCGCGGGCGGCGATTCCGCACCTCCGAGAGTCAGACGGGACGCTCGTGTTCGTCGCCAGTTTCGCGGGCGAGTATCCCCGCCCCGGCAACCCGGTGTACGCCGCGACGAAGTGGTGGGTGCGCGGGTTCGCCCACAGTCTCGAAGGCGACGTGGGAACCGACGGCGTCGCCGTCAGCGTCGTCAACCCGACCGAGGTCCGCACGGAGTTCGCCTCCGAACAGGGTGAGTCGTTCGAGGAGCGGTTCGACTCCGACGACGTGACCGACCCGACGGCCATCGCCGATGGTATCCGCTTTTGCCTCTCGCAGGAGGGTACCGACACGGTGAGCGAACTCGACCTCTACCGGCGCGACAAGTTCGCCGGGTGGTGA
- a CDS encoding MFS transporter — protein sequence MTPLSTLRSRLDGGTALVGLAAVTRVTAGALLGTSLAVHVGRTGTALEVSLLATAFSLGIILFAPVWGALADVTGRRRLILVATGLGATLALTPLFAIEALASVTDGILPVAVDSVWVQVGVRGLYAVFIAGFAPLMLTVASERGGAGGRGKSVGSYNAFTAAGAGTGQFVAGLLLGALIPNGVYVVVAGVSLLATVVVAFVDTGESTPDPDAGSLPSEVRSRLLPAAGERDHLRTNGLGWLYLGLSARQATVSGVGALMPVYIVTTLDLPEVWMGAVLAFNPVSQTALMYYLGGVVDERGRKPMITLGMAGSAAFGLVAAAAVFAPGRLATAAVVALGYVTLAIAFSAMWTGSVAFVGDVAPENRESELMGLASTFRSVGGVVGPLGVGAVATVAGYPTAFAAASVLALGAAGLVSLRVAESSPAAGTAAVSRPGVPADD from the coding sequence ATGACTCCGCTCTCTACGCTCCGTTCCCGTCTCGACGGGGGAACGGCGCTCGTCGGCCTCGCCGCGGTGACGCGCGTGACGGCCGGCGCGCTGTTGGGTACGTCGCTGGCGGTCCACGTCGGCCGCACCGGCACCGCGCTGGAGGTGTCGCTGCTCGCGACGGCCTTCTCGCTCGGTATCATCCTCTTCGCGCCGGTCTGGGGTGCACTTGCAGACGTGACTGGTCGCCGTCGACTGATCCTCGTCGCGACCGGACTGGGTGCGACGCTGGCGCTGACGCCGCTGTTCGCCATCGAGGCCCTGGCGAGCGTGACCGACGGCATACTCCCGGTCGCCGTCGACTCCGTGTGGGTACAGGTCGGCGTCCGCGGCCTCTACGCCGTGTTCATCGCCGGCTTCGCCCCGCTAATGCTCACTGTCGCCTCCGAACGCGGTGGTGCTGGCGGCCGCGGGAAGTCCGTCGGGTCGTACAACGCCTTCACCGCCGCCGGCGCGGGCACCGGCCAGTTCGTCGCGGGGCTCCTGTTGGGTGCGCTCATCCCCAACGGCGTCTACGTCGTCGTCGCGGGCGTCTCCCTGCTGGCGACGGTCGTCGTCGCGTTCGTCGACACGGGCGAGTCGACGCCCGACCCCGACGCGGGGTCACTCCCGAGCGAGGTACGTTCGCGACTCCTCCCCGCGGCGGGCGAGCGTGACCACCTCCGCACGAACGGCCTGGGGTGGCTGTATCTCGGCTTATCCGCGCGCCAGGCGACCGTCTCCGGCGTTGGCGCGTTGATGCCCGTCTACATCGTGACGACGCTCGACCTGCCGGAGGTGTGGATGGGTGCGGTGCTGGCGTTCAACCCCGTCTCACAGACCGCGCTGATGTACTACCTGGGTGGCGTCGTCGACGAACGCGGACGGAAACCGATGATCACACTCGGGATGGCCGGGTCGGCGGCGTTCGGTCTCGTCGCGGCCGCGGCGGTGTTCGCGCCCGGCCGCCTCGCGACGGCGGCCGTCGTCGCCCTCGGCTACGTGACGCTCGCCATCGCCTTCTCCGCGATGTGGACCGGGTCGGTCGCATTCGTCGGCGACGTCGCCCCCGAGAATCGCGAATCCGAGTTGATGGGGCTGGCGTCGACGTTCCGCTCGGTCGGCGGCGTCGTCGGACCCCTCGGCGTCGGTGCCGTCGCGACCGTCGCGGGCTACCCGACCGCGTTCGCCGCCGCGTCCGTCCTGGCACTCGGTGCGGCGGGCCTCGTCTCCCTTCGCGTCGCAGAGAGCAGCCCCGCCGCTGGGACCGCCGCGGTGTCCCGTCCGGGTGTCCCGGCCGACGACTGA
- a CDS encoding sensor histidine kinase produces the protein MREHSLRERVSTLLGLQPVDGVGDGADGHPVRIGAALSVTVTGVVLAIANAGGITAAVGPVQAGVAVVGTLVSLGLATVGVVLYRSRFTARNLLRVAVWNLMGLFLLGGVMSIHVVTAGLSAAGSGTFLVANILAVGAAAHVIIGFYDVQRVRAGQLARERRKLAVLARVLRHNLRNDVNVVEGHTTRARDALRGGAATTDGGVDARGGGDGNGDGEEALDQTQTPTPDVDTALESLSIIATRADRLGGYAESTGRILSAYEQPVGRTDSVDLSTAVRRAVEAVRDRYPETEIRVSTPGPTPVRGDERVVRAVAELVENSCEHAGTDPSVEVTVESGGDGRATVTVTDDGDGIPADERLTVFEDAEITQTTHGTGLGLWTVKAAIDSCGGTTTVDGSTVTVSLPVA, from the coding sequence ATGCGAGAGCACTCCCTCCGCGAGCGCGTTTCCACACTCCTCGGCCTCCAACCGGTCGATGGCGTCGGTGACGGCGCAGACGGCCACCCGGTTCGGATCGGTGCTGCGCTGTCGGTTACCGTGACCGGTGTCGTGCTGGCAATCGCGAACGCCGGCGGTATCACCGCCGCCGTCGGGCCAGTACAGGCGGGGGTCGCGGTCGTCGGGACACTCGTCTCACTCGGCCTCGCGACGGTCGGCGTCGTGTTGTACCGCAGTCGCTTCACCGCTCGGAACCTCCTCCGAGTGGCGGTGTGGAACCTGATGGGCCTGTTCTTACTCGGGGGTGTGATGAGTATCCACGTCGTCACCGCCGGCCTCAGCGCCGCCGGAAGCGGCACCTTCCTCGTCGCGAACATCCTTGCGGTCGGCGCGGCTGCCCACGTCATCATCGGCTTCTACGACGTCCAACGGGTCCGTGCGGGCCAGCTCGCACGCGAGCGCCGGAAGTTGGCCGTCCTCGCACGCGTCCTCAGACACAATCTCCGCAACGACGTGAACGTCGTCGAGGGACACACCACCCGCGCCCGCGACGCGCTCCGCGGCGGCGCGGCGACGACCGACGGCGGCGTCGACGCTCGTGGCGGCGGTGACGGCAACGGCGACGGTGAGGAAGCTCTCGACCAGACACAGACGCCGACGCCCGATGTCGACACCGCACTCGAATCGCTGTCGATCATCGCGACGCGGGCCGACCGACTCGGCGGCTACGCGGAGTCGACCGGCCGGATCCTCTCGGCGTACGAGCAGCCGGTCGGTCGCACGGACTCGGTCGACCTGTCGACGGCGGTTCGGCGGGCCGTCGAGGCCGTTCGCGACCGGTATCCAGAGACCGAAATCCGCGTGTCGACGCCGGGACCGACGCCGGTTCGCGGCGACGAGCGCGTGGTTCGAGCGGTCGCAGAACTCGTCGAGAACAGTTGTGAACACGCGGGCACGGACCCGAGCGTCGAGGTGACGGTCGAGAGCGGGGGCGACGGACGGGCGACCGTCACGGTCACCGACGACGGCGACGGCATCCCCGCCGACGAGCGGTTGACCGTGTTCGAGGACGCCGAAATCACGCAGACGACGCACGGAACCGGGCTCGGCCTGTGGACGGTGAAGGCAGCCATCGATTCCTGCGGCGGCACCACGACTGTCGACGGGTCGACGGTGACGGTCAGTCTGCCGGTAGCCTGA
- a CDS encoding AI-2E family transporter: MDLRSPSRSRQLWLAAVFIAAGVIGLFIYSFVGTVVLGLFVYYAARPVHRAVVARVDNRSLAATLTMLALVVPVLTLVGYAGVVAFREFTAVADPDAVDAALGLLPGDPRSISALVREPPASLARLDRLDRLQSGVSTFLSTTGTVATGALHLTLSLSLAFFLLRDSVRLDAWVRERVADAETAAYSFLRAVDADLERVYFGNVATVGGVTAAAVLVYNGYNAVAPATVSLPVPTLLALLTGLATFVPIVVGKLVYVPATAYLFREAAVADASFLSPVAFLVASFLLLDILPQTVVRPVLSGRTLHTGLVLFAYVLGAALFGWYGLFLGPLLAVVVVQVVAHAFPHVVTGDPVDVNADGVDIGSDPHPADTDSSETTPEASDHGDAGGTDGAGDATGSN; this comes from the coding sequence ATGGACCTGCGTTCGCCATCGCGGTCGAGACAGTTGTGGCTCGCGGCAGTCTTCATCGCGGCCGGCGTCATCGGCCTGTTCATCTACTCATTCGTCGGTACCGTTGTCCTCGGTCTGTTCGTCTATTATGCCGCCCGACCGGTCCACCGAGCGGTAGTTGCACGCGTCGACAATCGCTCACTCGCGGCGACGCTCACGATGCTGGCGCTGGTCGTGCCGGTGTTGACGCTGGTCGGCTACGCTGGCGTTGTCGCTTTCCGCGAGTTCACGGCTGTCGCCGATCCGGACGCGGTCGACGCGGCGTTGGGCTTGCTCCCCGGCGACCCGCGCTCCATCTCGGCGCTGGTTCGCGAGCCACCTGCGTCGCTCGCTCGCCTTGACCGTCTCGACCGCCTGCAAAGCGGTGTCTCCACGTTCCTCTCAACGACCGGGACCGTCGCCACTGGCGCGTTGCACCTCACGCTGTCGCTGTCACTGGCGTTCTTCCTTCTGCGCGACAGCGTACGCCTCGACGCGTGGGTACGCGAACGCGTCGCAGACGCGGAGACGGCTGCGTACTCGTTCTTGCGGGCGGTGGACGCCGACCTCGAACGAGTATACTTCGGTAACGTTGCGACCGTCGGTGGGGTGACGGCCGCGGCCGTACTCGTGTACAACGGCTACAACGCTGTGGCGCCAGCGACCGTATCACTCCCAGTTCCGACGCTGCTCGCGCTGTTGACCGGCCTCGCGACGTTCGTTCCAATCGTCGTCGGGAAACTCGTGTACGTCCCTGCGACAGCGTATCTGTTCCGCGAGGCGGCGGTCGCCGACGCCTCCTTCCTCTCGCCAGTCGCGTTCCTCGTGGCGTCGTTCCTCCTGCTCGACATCTTGCCGCAGACGGTCGTTCGGCCGGTGCTGTCGGGGCGGACGCTCCACACCGGTCTCGTGCTGTTCGCGTACGTCCTCGGCGCGGCGCTGTTCGGCTGGTACGGCCTGTTCCTCGGTCCGTTGCTTGCTGTCGTCGTCGTCCAAGTCGTCGCCCACGCGTTCCCGCACGTCGTCACGGGCGACCCAGTCGACGTGAACGCCGATGGTGTCGACATTGGCTCGGATCCGCATCCAGCTGATACGGACTCCTCGGAGACGACTCCCGAGGCGAGCGATCACGGCGACGCGGGCGGGACTGACGGCGCCGGCGACGCGACTGGCAGCAACTGA
- a CDS encoding sulfatase — MTVAGDAPSRGVILITVDSLRADALGPHTPALRDLVRRGTTFDAAIAGGNWTPFSFPDILGARPVFADASTPGPAADPTLAETLSTAGVRTTGVNAGNGFITEYYGYDRGFDEFESFLDSGRTPLGRFLTTHPTVNGWVQYLGWPLGSAAARLRGRERRHAVDTSHLHALERRALRAVESAAEDDADQPFFLWLHYMDAHTPYVPAPRHVRAVTDGEVGSVQTLLGHLRAGLGKEVDESTLRTLRALYDASVRQIDESVDRVLGAVDDAGLRGETTVVLAGDHGEEFLDHGHLAHYPKLYDELVRVPFVVDHPNAPPQRESDVVPLSDVPPTVCDALGITPPTSFAGESLLPTVVDGVAPERGPVTSLAIRGDSVTSQPIPRRLSDGTPLVAARTERWTYIRGPGDAVRVFDREADPTEHDPLDPDVVPRETLVSLERAVDERLAALDGSPAAGDTADRDDGANEGDDDLPDELARRLDALGYR, encoded by the coding sequence GTGACTGTCGCAGGCGACGCCCCGTCACGGGGGGTCATCCTGATTACCGTCGACTCGCTCCGTGCTGACGCCCTCGGGCCGCACACGCCGGCGCTGCGTGATCTGGTTCGGCGCGGAACCACCTTCGATGCAGCCATCGCGGGCGGCAACTGGACGCCGTTCTCGTTCCCCGATATCCTCGGTGCCCGTCCGGTGTTCGCGGACGCCTCGACGCCGGGACCCGCCGCCGACCCGACGCTCGCAGAGACGCTGTCGACTGCCGGTGTTCGAACCACCGGCGTCAACGCCGGCAACGGCTTCATCACGGAGTACTACGGCTACGACCGCGGCTTCGACGAGTTCGAGTCGTTCCTCGACAGCGGTCGCACCCCACTCGGGCGATTCCTCACCACGCATCCGACGGTCAACGGCTGGGTGCAGTACCTCGGCTGGCCGCTCGGAAGCGCGGCCGCGCGGCTTCGTGGCCGCGAACGTCGCCACGCCGTCGACACCTCGCACCTCCACGCGCTCGAACGCCGCGCGTTGCGTGCCGTCGAGTCGGCTGCCGAGGACGACGCCGACCAGCCGTTCTTCCTGTGGCTCCACTATATGGACGCACACACGCCGTACGTCCCCGCTCCCCGCCACGTTCGCGCCGTCACCGACGGGGAAGTGGGCAGCGTCCAGACGCTGTTGGGCCACCTTCGCGCCGGACTCGGGAAGGAAGTCGACGAGTCGACGCTTCGGACGCTTCGCGCCCTCTACGACGCGTCCGTCCGACAGATCGACGAGTCGGTCGACCGCGTCCTCGGCGCCGTCGACGATGCGGGCCTGCGCGGGGAGACGACGGTCGTCCTCGCGGGCGACCACGGCGAAGAGTTCCTCGACCACGGCCACCTCGCGCACTACCCGAAACTGTACGACGAACTCGTTCGCGTCCCGTTCGTCGTCGACCACCCGAACGCGCCGCCCCAGCGTGAGTCCGACGTCGTTCCACTGAGCGACGTGCCGCCGACGGTGTGTGATGCGCTCGGCATCACGCCGCCGACGTCGTTCGCGGGCGAGAGCCTCCTCCCGACCGTCGTCGACGGCGTCGCACCCGAGCGCGGGCCGGTCACGTCGCTCGCGATTCGGGGCGACTCCGTTACCAGTCAGCCGATTCCCCGCAGGCTGAGCGACGGAACGCCACTCGTCGCCGCGCGGACCGAGCGCTGGACGTACATCCGCGGCCCTGGCGACGCCGTCCGCGTGTTCGACCGCGAGGCCGATCCGACCGAACACGACCCGCTCGACCCCGACGTCGTCCCTCGTGAGACACTCGTCTCGCTCGAACGGGCCGTAGACGAGCGACTGGCCGCACTCGACGGGTCGCCCGCGGCCGGCGACACGGCTGACCGCGACGACGGCGCTAACGAGGGTGACGACGACCTCCCGGACGAACTCGCACGTCGCCTCGACGCCCTGGGCTACCGCTGA
- a CDS encoding HVO_0649 family zinc finger protein, whose product MAMKRPSTSALELYREQLRDAPTCGKCGFTDEGGTWRTAYRERRLVYRHICPRCGAVDRREFRFDRSG is encoded by the coding sequence ATGGCAATGAAGCGGCCGAGCACCAGCGCTCTCGAACTGTACCGCGAGCAACTCCGTGACGCCCCGACGTGTGGGAAGTGCGGATTCACGGACGAGGGCGGAACGTGGCGAACCGCGTACCGCGAACGGCGACTGGTGTACCGACACATCTGCCCGCGGTGTGGCGCGGTCGACCGACGGGAGTTCCGGTTCGACAGAAGCGGGTGA
- a CDS encoding DUF3194 domain-containing protein: MSEERPDPTDEEVVQTASEAAEGLVLDRYKQSELRDFDVTVTFVDGVLDVDVYINPPEDAAADAQQVADEAARAARDAVDDLFDDA; encoded by the coding sequence GTGAGCGAGGAGCGACCGGATCCGACGGACGAGGAGGTCGTGCAGACCGCCTCCGAGGCGGCGGAAGGCCTCGTCCTCGACCGGTACAAACAGTCAGAACTGCGTGACTTCGACGTCACCGTCACCTTCGTCGATGGTGTCCTTGACGTCGACGTGTACATCAACCCACCGGAGGACGCGGCCGCCGACGCACAACAGGTGGCCGACGAGGCCGCACGCGCGGCCCGCGACGCCGTCGACGACCTGTTCGACGACGCCTAA
- a CDS encoding prefoldin subunit beta has protein sequence MPPEAQEKIEELQDLQEQAQQLAEQKQSTQTSLTEAKAALDALEDVDEESTMYREIGEILVETDYETAFDDLEEKVDTLEMRAERFDSQESKVQEQFEDLQEELQQMLQGGAGGGPMGPGGPGAGGA, from the coding sequence CTGCCGCCAGAAGCCCAAGAGAAGATCGAGGAACTCCAGGACCTGCAGGAGCAGGCCCAGCAACTCGCAGAGCAGAAGCAGTCCACGCAGACTTCGCTGACCGAGGCGAAGGCCGCGCTGGACGCGCTCGAAGACGTCGACGAGGAGTCGACGATGTACCGTGAGATCGGCGAGATCCTCGTCGAGACCGACTACGAGACCGCCTTCGACGACCTCGAAGAGAAGGTCGACACGCTGGAAATGCGCGCAGAGCGCTTCGACTCCCAGGAGTCGAAAGTCCAAGAGCAGTTCGAGGACCTGCAAGAAGAACTCCAGCAGATGCTGCAGGGCGGCGCGGGCGGCGGCCCGATGGGCCCCGGCGGCCCCGGTGCCGGCGGCGCGTAA
- a CDS encoding KEOPS complex subunit Pcc1: MPDTYDHRAVLSFPYADERRARVVHDAIRVEVGGIDDDRSTADVTRTDDTVEVVVRARDLVALRAGVNTWTRLVEAAETVAAVGDSQ, from the coding sequence GTGCCCGACACGTACGACCACCGCGCTGTTCTTTCGTTTCCCTACGCCGACGAGCGGCGCGCACGGGTCGTCCACGACGCGATTCGCGTCGAGGTCGGCGGCATCGACGACGACCGCTCGACCGCCGACGTGACCCGAACCGACGACACCGTCGAGGTGGTCGTCCGGGCACGCGACCTCGTCGCCCTGCGGGCGGGCGTCAACACGTGGACGCGGTTAGTCGAAGCCGCCGAGACGGTCGCGGCGGTCGGCGACTCGCAGTAG
- a CDS encoding DNA-directed RNA polymerase subunit P — MSYKCSRCKRDVELDEYGGVRCPYCGHRVLLKERAPDVKTVEVN, encoded by the coding sequence ATGAGTTACAAGTGTTCCCGGTGTAAGCGCGACGTCGAACTCGACGAGTACGGCGGCGTGCGCTGTCCGTACTGCGGCCACCGCGTGCTCCTCAAGGAGCGTGCGCCCGACGTGAAGACGGTCGAAGTCAACTGA
- a CDS encoding 50S ribosomal protein L37ae, producing MAEQKKARKVGSAGRFGARYGRVARKRVSDIEAQMKNATVDGDSVKRIGTGMWVNKETGETFTGGAYRPETPGGRSVRRSIRAALEDESVDE from the coding sequence ATGGCTGAACAGAAGAAGGCGCGGAAGGTCGGCAGCGCCGGCCGGTTCGGCGCACGATACGGGCGTGTCGCCCGCAAGCGCGTCTCCGACATCGAAGCACAGATGAAGAACGCGACGGTCGACGGCGACTCAGTCAAGCGCATCGGGACCGGTATGTGGGTCAACAAAGAGACCGGCGAGACGTTCACCGGCGGCGCGTACCGCCCCGAGACGCCCGGCGGCCGCTCCGTCCGGCGTAGCATCCGCGCCGCGCTCGAAGACGAGAGCGTCGACGAGTAA
- a CDS encoding bacterio-opsin activator domain-containing protein has translation MLGDAGMLIAEFNLSTPVLRDALAAAPEVTADLERTVEGETTRIEFFARGDDLTRFEDALGNDPSVEDIRILGEGPDFRFYRATLAREATRRTTYHAFAETGAHPVSARGDHTGWNFRVQFPDRAALARYRDSCRERDVSFTLHALYERADPRSEADEYGLAGDQGTV, from the coding sequence GTGCTAGGAGACGCCGGGATGCTCATCGCCGAATTCAACCTGTCGACGCCCGTACTGCGTGACGCGCTTGCGGCCGCCCCCGAGGTCACCGCCGACCTCGAGCGGACGGTCGAGGGTGAGACCACGCGTATCGAGTTTTTCGCCCGTGGTGACGACCTCACGCGCTTCGAGGACGCCCTCGGAAACGACCCCTCCGTCGAGGACATCCGCATCCTCGGGGAAGGCCCGGACTTCCGATTCTATCGGGCGACGCTCGCACGCGAGGCGACCCGGCGGACGACGTACCACGCCTTCGCCGAGACCGGTGCACACCCCGTCTCGGCACGCGGCGACCACACTGGGTGGAACTTCCGCGTGCAGTTCCCCGACCGGGCGGCGCTAGCGCGCTACCGCGACAGTTGCCGCGAACGCGACGTGTCGTTCACGCTGCACGCCCTGTACGAGCGTGCCGACCCCCGCTCGGAGGCCGACGAGTACGGCCTCGCGGGCGACCAAGGCACAGTCTGA
- a CDS encoding DUF2103 domain-containing protein: MNCRRCGSSLRKPGDYCLSCDTANCESVVVDFETDRATLTMLGFEPEHPGDDFDPHDLVLGETTVTAVPDDGERTATVYLRNFAGRVADEVRRKRPETVYAAGERAPLREARAQLHYEFYRVPDDDPVGAVLERRGDPALEVVETPPEAKLGGSHSTLIGERTGMKAILTAAGHPHVKKIIPGPIDAGGQGSQSGLRAKVTRADHHGNVRLLLRDGSSVQENRVVTTAGDREMGERVRDDLNEVLTDAGFDEEGSRR, encoded by the coding sequence ATGAACTGCCGGCGGTGTGGCTCGTCCCTCCGAAAGCCCGGAGACTACTGTCTCTCCTGTGACACCGCCAACTGCGAGAGTGTCGTCGTCGACTTCGAGACGGATCGCGCGACGCTCACGATGCTCGGCTTCGAACCGGAGCATCCCGGCGACGACTTCGACCCACACGACCTGGTCCTCGGCGAGACGACCGTCACTGCCGTTCCGGACGACGGAGAGCGGACGGCGACCGTCTACCTCCGTAACTTCGCCGGACGCGTCGCCGACGAGGTGCGCCGCAAGCGCCCGGAGACGGTGTACGCCGCCGGGGAGCGTGCGCCGCTCCGGGAGGCCCGCGCGCAGTTGCACTACGAGTTCTACCGCGTACCCGACGACGACCCGGTGGGTGCGGTGTTGGAGCGTCGTGGCGACCCCGCACTGGAGGTGGTAGAGACACCGCCGGAGGCGAAACTCGGCGGGTCGCACTCGACGCTCATCGGCGAGCGCACGGGGATGAAAGCCATCCTCACGGCGGCGGGCCACCCGCACGTCAAGAAGATCATTCCCGGCCCCATCGACGCCGGTGGACAGGGCTCACAGAGCGGCCTCCGCGCGAAGGTGACGCGCGCGGACCACCACGGCAACGTCCGACTCCTGCTTCGCGACGGCTCCAGCGTCCAAGAGAATCGCGTCGTCACGACCGCGGGCGACCGCGAGATGGGTGAGCGAGTGCGGGACGACCTCAACGAAGTGCTGACCGACGCCGGGTTCGACGAGGAAGGAAGTCGGCGATGA
- the truD gene encoding tRNA pseudouridine(13) synthase TruD: protein MREAHPRERATGVDYYVSDADGIGGRLRVAPEDFRVRERERMDPEPLDAHEGSYPFLLLRATLRGWDTNDFAGALSDSMGASRERVSWAGTKDKHAVTTQLFTVRDADPDDLPDLDGADIEVLGRVGRALTFGDLAGNEFEIRVREAEGDPAPITRDLRAFAAGEDPETVDLADDETDGDGSVAVAVPNYFGHQRFGSRRPVTHEVGLAAVRGDWRGAVLAYCGNPNEAEPEGSQRAREVVEDQADSADPDWSVALDAMPGRLRYERSMLHRLDEGADWREALEAVPSNLQRLFVNAAQSYVFNRILSERLRRGLPFTRPVEGDVVAFVERDVAFPKPDMDRLQRATDGRVDTLARHCERGRAFVTAPLVGTETDLADGEPGEIEREILTDLDIEPDDFELPGEFESRGTRRAIAVPTDLTVSEREGDPVFGFALPSGSYATALLREYLKCDPERL, encoded by the coding sequence ATGCGGGAGGCACACCCTCGCGAGCGAGCGACTGGCGTCGACTACTACGTGAGCGACGCCGACGGCATCGGCGGTCGCCTCCGCGTCGCGCCCGAGGACTTCCGGGTGCGCGAACGCGAGCGGATGGACCCAGAACCACTCGACGCCCACGAGGGGTCGTACCCGTTCCTCCTCCTGCGGGCCACCCTTCGGGGCTGGGACACCAACGACTTCGCGGGCGCGCTCTCGGATTCGATGGGCGCGAGTCGCGAACGCGTCTCGTGGGCCGGCACGAAGGACAAACACGCCGTCACCACGCAGTTGTTCACCGTTCGCGACGCCGACCCCGACGACCTCCCCGACCTCGACGGCGCTGATATCGAGGTGCTCGGGCGCGTCGGCCGGGCACTCACCTTCGGCGACCTCGCGGGCAACGAGTTCGAGATTCGCGTGCGCGAGGCCGAGGGCGACCCCGCTCCGATCACACGCGACCTTCGGGCGTTCGCGGCGGGCGAGGACCCGGAGACAGTCGACCTGGCTGATGACGAGACGGACGGAGATGGGTCCGTCGCGGTGGCGGTCCCCAACTACTTCGGGCACCAGCGCTTCGGGAGTCGTCGGCCCGTCACCCACGAGGTCGGCCTCGCGGCCGTCCGCGGCGACTGGCGCGGGGCGGTGCTGGCGTACTGCGGCAACCCGAACGAGGCTGAACCGGAGGGCTCCCAGCGTGCCCGCGAGGTCGTCGAAGACCAAGCCGACAGCGCCGACCCGGACTGGAGCGTCGCCCTCGACGCGATGCCGGGCCGCCTCCGCTACGAGCGGTCGATGCTCCACCGTCTCGACGAAGGCGCCGACTGGCGCGAAGCGCTGGAGGCCGTCCCCTCGAACCTCCAGCGACTGTTCGTCAACGCCGCGCAGTCGTACGTGTTCAACCGCATCCTCAGTGAGCGCCTGCGTCGCGGCCTGCCGTTCACCCGCCCCGTCGAGGGCGACGTGGTGGCGTTCGTCGAACGTGACGTCGCGTTCCCGAAGCCGGATATGGACCGTCTCCAGCGAGCCACAGATGGCCGAGTCGACACGCTCGCCCGACACTGTGAACGGGGGCGCGCGTTCGTCACCGCACCACTCGTGGGGACCGAAACCGACCTCGCGGACGGCGAACCGGGCGAAATAGAACGGGAGATCCTGACCGACCTCGACATCGAACCGGACGACTTCGAGTTACCCGGTGAGTTCGAATCACGGGGGACGCGCCGGGCGATCGCGGTGCCGACGGACTTGACCGTCTCTGAACGGGAGGGCGACCCAGTGTTCGGGTTCGCGCTCCCCTCGGGGTCGTACGCGACGGCGCTGCTGCGGGAGTACCTGAAGTGCGACCCCGAGCGACTCTGA